The Kluyvera intermedia genome window below encodes:
- the sspA gene encoding stringent starvation protein SspA, which translates to MAVAANKRSVMTLFSGPTDIYSHQVRIVLAEKGVSFEIELVEKDNPPQDLIDLNPNQSVPTLVDRELTLWESRIIMEYLDERFPHPPLMPVYPVARGESRLYMHRIEKDWYSLMHTVMSGSAAQADAARKQLREELLAIAPVFTQKPFFLSDEFSIVDCYLAPLLWRLPVMGIELVGAGAKELKGYMTRVFERDSFLASLTEPEREMRLGRG; encoded by the coding sequence ATGGCTGTCGCTGCCAACAAACGTTCGGTAATGACGCTGTTTTCTGGTCCTACTGACATCTATAGCCATCAGGTCCGCATTGTGCTGGCTGAGAAAGGTGTTAGTTTTGAAATCGAGCTCGTGGAAAAGGACAATCCACCACAGGATCTGATTGACCTCAACCCGAATCAAAGCGTTCCGACACTGGTCGATCGTGAGCTGACCCTTTGGGAATCTCGCATCATTATGGAATATCTGGATGAGCGTTTCCCTCATCCGCCGCTGATGCCGGTTTATCCGGTTGCACGTGGTGAAAGCCGCCTGTACATGCACCGTATCGAAAAAGACTGGTACTCACTGATGCACACTGTGATGTCCGGTTCTGCCGCTCAGGCCGATGCCGCTCGTAAACAGCTGCGCGAAGAACTGCTGGCGATTGCCCCAGTGTTCACTCAGAAGCCATTCTTCCTGAGCGATGAGTTCAGCATCGTTGACTGCTACCTGGCTCCACTGCTGTGGCGTCTGCCGGTCATGGGTATTGAGCTGGTAGGTGCGGGTGCTAAAGAGCTGAAAGGCTATATGACCCGCGTCTTCGAGCGTGATTCTTTCCTCGCGTCCTTAACGGAACCTGAGCGCGAAATGCGCCTTGGCCGGGGTTAA
- the rpsI gene encoding 30S ribosomal protein S9 — translation MAENQYYGTGRRKSSAARVFIKPGSGKIVINQRSLEQYFGRETARMVVRQPLELVDMIGKLDLYITVKGGGISGQAGAIRHGITRALMEYDESLRGELRKAGFVTRDAREVERKKVGLRKARRRPQFSKR, via the coding sequence ATGGCTGAAAATCAATACTACGGCACTGGTCGCCGCAAAAGTTCTGCAGCTCGCGTTTTCATCAAACCGGGTAGCGGTAAAATCGTAATCAACCAACGTTCTCTGGAACAGTACTTCGGTCGTGAAACTGCCCGCATGGTAGTTCGTCAGCCGCTGGAACTGGTCGATATGATTGGTAAACTGGACCTGTACATCACCGTTAAAGGTGGTGGTATCTCTGGTCAAGCTGGTGCTATCCGTCACGGTATCACCCGTGCACTGATGGAATATGACGAGTCACTGCGTGGCGAACTGCGTAAAGCAGGCTTCGTTACTCGTGATGCTCGTGAGGTTGAACGTAAGAAAGTCGGCCTGCGTAAAGCACGTCGTCGTCCTCAGTTCTCCAAACGTTAA
- the sspB gene encoding ClpXP protease specificity-enhancing factor, whose translation MDVSQLSPRRPYLLRAFYEWLLDNQLTPHLVVDVMQPGINVPMEYARDGQIVLNIAPRAVGNLELSNEEVRFNARFGGVPRQVSVPLAAVLAIYARENGAGTMFEAEAAYDENAEGFNDDAVEESGNETVMSIIDGDKPDSDDDTDPDDTPPPPRGGRPALRVVK comes from the coding sequence ATGGATGTTTCACAGCTTTCTCCGCGTCGTCCGTATCTGCTTCGCGCGTTTTATGAGTGGCTGCTGGATAACCAACTGACGCCACATCTGGTGGTTGACGTGATGCAGCCCGGTATAAACGTACCGATGGAGTATGCGCGCGATGGTCAGATTGTGTTGAACATCGCGCCGCGCGCGGTAGGCAACCTCGAACTGTCCAACGAAGAAGTGCGCTTTAATGCGCGCTTCGGCGGCGTTCCACGTCAGGTTTCGGTCCCACTGGCTGCCGTGCTGGCTATCTATGCCCGTGAGAACGGCGCTGGGACGATGTTTGAAGCAGAAGCGGCCTATGATGAAAACGCTGAAGGCTTCAACGATGATGCTGTGGAAGAGAGTGGTAACGAAACGGTGATGTCAATCATTGATGGTGATAAGCCTGATAGCGATGACGATACCGATCCAGACGACACTCCGCCACCGCCACGCGGTGGACGCCCGGCGTTACGCGTAGTGAAATAA
- the zapE gene encoding cell division protein ZapE, which yields MQSLSPTLRYLQALEQGSHQPDDVQREAVSRLDTIYQELQTKITAPAAGGGLKARFGKLLGKKDNDTPTAVRGLYMWGGVGRGKTWLMDMFYQSLPGTRKQRLHFHRFMLRVHEELAALQGHSDPLEIVAERFKAETDVLCFDEFFVSDITDAMLLGGLMKALFARGITLVATSNIPPDELYRNGLQRARFMPAIEAIKEHCDVMNVDAGIDYRLRTLTQAHLWLSPLNSETRQQMDKLWLALAGTAQHNASTLEINHRPLPTLGVENQTLAVSFTTLCVDARSQHDYIALSRLFHTVMLFDVPVMTPLLESEARRFIALVDEFYERHVKLVVSAEVELYNIYQGERLKFEFQRCLSRLQEMQSEEYLKRPHMP from the coding sequence ATGCAAAGCCTGTCCCCCACATTGCGCTATCTTCAGGCCCTCGAACAGGGCAGCCATCAACCAGATGATGTCCAGCGTGAGGCGGTAAGCCGCCTCGATACCATTTACCAGGAACTTCAAACAAAAATAACGGCACCTGCCGCTGGTGGCGGGCTAAAAGCGCGCTTTGGTAAACTGCTGGGCAAGAAAGACAACGACACACCGACCGCCGTTCGCGGCCTTTATATGTGGGGCGGCGTAGGGCGCGGGAAAACCTGGCTGATGGATATGTTTTACCAAAGCCTGCCGGGCACCCGTAAACAACGCCTGCATTTCCACCGTTTTATGCTGCGAGTGCACGAGGAGTTGGCGGCGCTGCAAGGGCATAGCGATCCGCTGGAAATTGTTGCCGAACGCTTTAAAGCGGAGACGGACGTCCTGTGTTTCGACGAATTTTTTGTTTCGGATATCACCGACGCCATGCTGCTTGGCGGCTTAATGAAAGCGCTGTTTGCTCGCGGTATTACGCTGGTGGCAACGTCGAATATTCCGCCGGATGAGCTTTATCGCAACGGGCTACAGCGTGCGCGCTTTATGCCCGCCATTGAGGCGATTAAAGAACATTGTGACGTCATGAATGTCGATGCGGGTATCGATTACCGTCTGCGTACCTTGACTCAGGCGCACCTGTGGCTCTCGCCGCTCAATAGCGAGACGCGTCAACAGATGGATAAGCTATGGCTGGCGCTGGCGGGTACCGCGCAGCACAATGCCAGCACGCTGGAAATTAATCATCGTCCGCTGCCGACGCTGGGCGTTGAGAATCAAACGCTGGCGGTGTCGTTTACGACGCTATGCGTGGATGCGCGTAGCCAGCATGACTATATCGCGCTGTCGCGTCTGTTCCATACGGTGATGCTGTTTGATGTCCCGGTGATGACGCCCTTGCTTGAGAGTGAAGCACGACGCTTTATTGCTTTGGTGGATGAGTTTTACGAGCGCCACGTGAAGCTGGTGGTGAGCGCGGAAGTTGAGCTGTACAACATCTATCAGGGCGAACGACTGAAGTTTGAGTTCCAGCGCTGCCTATCGCGTTTGCAGGAGATGCAGAGCGAAGAGTATCTGAAGCGCCCGCACATGCCTTAA
- a CDS encoding glutamate synthase small subunit — translation MSQNVYQFIDLQRVDPPKKPLKIRKIEFIEIYEPFSEGQAKAQADRCLSCGNPYCEWKCPVHNYIPNWLKLANEGRIFEAAELSHQTNTLPEVCGRVCPQDRLCEGSCTLNDEFGAVTIGNIERYINDKAFEMGWRPDMTGVKQTDKKVAIIGAGPAGLACADVLTRNGVKAVVFDRHPEIGGLLTFGIPAFKLEKEVMTRRREIFTGMGIEFKLNVEVGRDVQIDDLLKDYDSVFLGVGTYQSMRGGLENEDASDVFDALPFLIANTKQLMGFGETPDEPYVSMEGKRVVVLGGGDTAMDCVRTSIRQNAAHVICAYRRDEENMPGSKREVKNAREEGVEFQFNVQPLGVEVNANGKVCGVKMARTEMGKPDAKGRRRAEIVAGSEHVVPADAVVMAFGFRPHSMEWLAKHSVELDSQGRVIAPEGSENAFQTSNPKIFAGGDIVRGSDLVVTAIAEGRKAADGIMNYLEV, via the coding sequence ATGAGTCAGAACGTATATCAATTTATCGACCTCCAGCGCGTTGATCCGCCAAAGAAACCGCTGAAGATCCGTAAGATCGAGTTTATCGAGATCTATGAGCCGTTTTCCGAAGGCCAGGCCAAAGCACAGGCAGACCGCTGCCTGTCCTGCGGCAACCCGTATTGCGAGTGGAAATGTCCGGTACATAACTACATCCCTAACTGGCTGAAACTGGCCAACGAGGGACGTATTTTTGAGGCAGCAGAGCTGTCACACCAGACCAATACCTTGCCGGAAGTCTGTGGGCGCGTTTGCCCGCAGGATCGTCTGTGCGAAGGTTCCTGTACCCTGAACGATGAGTTCGGCGCGGTGACCATCGGCAACATCGAGCGCTATATCAACGATAAAGCGTTTGAGATGGGCTGGCGTCCAGACATGACCGGCGTTAAGCAGACCGACAAGAAAGTCGCCATCATCGGTGCCGGCCCGGCTGGCCTGGCGTGTGCCGATGTGCTGACCCGCAACGGCGTGAAGGCGGTGGTCTTTGACCGTCACCCGGAAATCGGCGGTCTGCTGACCTTCGGTATCCCGGCCTTTAAGCTGGAGAAAGAAGTTATGACCCGCCGCCGTGAAATCTTCACCGGCATGGGTATTGAGTTCAAACTCAACGTAGAAGTCGGCCGCGATGTACAGATCGATGACCTGCTGAAGGATTACGATTCCGTATTCCTCGGCGTGGGCACCTATCAGTCGATGCGCGGCGGTCTGGAAAACGAAGACGCTTCTGACGTATTCGATGCCCTGCCGTTCCTGATTGCCAATACCAAGCAGTTGATGGGCTTCGGCGAAACGCCTGACGAGCCGTATGTCAGCATGGAAGGCAAACGCGTTGTTGTGCTGGGCGGCGGCGATACCGCGATGGACTGCGTACGGACTTCTATTCGTCAGAACGCCGCGCATGTTATCTGCGCCTACCGTCGTGATGAAGAGAATATGCCAGGTTCTAAACGCGAAGTGAAAAATGCGCGTGAAGAAGGCGTCGAGTTCCAGTTCAACGTCCAGCCACTGGGTGTGGAAGTGAATGCGAACGGCAAAGTATGCGGCGTAAAAATGGCACGTACTGAAATGGGCAAGCCGGATGCGAAAGGCCGTCGTCGTGCGGAGATCGTTGCCGGTTCCGAACACGTGGTGCCAGCCGATGCAGTAGTAATGGCATTTGGTTTCCGTCCTCACAGCATGGAATGGTTGGCAAAACACAGCGTTGAGCTGGACTCTCAGGGTCGTGTTATTGCCCCGGAAGGCAGCGAGAATGCATTCCAGACCAGCAACCCGAAAATCTTCGCCGGTGGTGACATCGTGCGCGGTTCGGACCTGGTGGTCACGGCGATTGCCGAAGGTCGTAAAGCGGCTGACGGGATTATGAATTACCTGGAAGTGTAA
- a CDS encoding PDDEXK nuclease domain-containing protein, which translates to MNTLTSTSRAEDYQQIHDGIIHLLDNARTETVRSINAIMTATYWEIGRRIVEFEQGGEARAAYGTQLIERLSVDLNQRYKRGFSTGNLRQIRAFYLYFQSIGIQQTVSGESSRLAQLAKIFLLPWSAYVRLLSVKNPDARAFYEKETLRNGWSVRQLDRQITTQFYERTLLSHDKTTMLQQAAPTVADVTPEQAIRDPFILEFLDLKDEYSESDLEEALINHLMDFMLELGDDFAFVGRQRRLRIDDSWFRIDLLFFHRRLRCLLIVDLKVGKFSYADAGQMNMYLNYAQEHWTMPGENPPVGLILCAEKGAGEAHYALTGLPHKVLTSEYKMQLPDEKLLADELVRSQTMLEAHKTN; encoded by the coding sequence ATGAATACACTCACCTCTACATCCCGTGCTGAGGATTATCAGCAAATCCATGACGGTATAATTCATTTATTGGATAACGCCCGGACAGAAACGGTCCGCAGCATCAACGCAATTATGACGGCAACTTATTGGGAGATTGGCCGCCGAATTGTCGAATTTGAACAAGGCGGTGAAGCGCGAGCGGCTTACGGAACTCAACTGATTGAACGTTTGTCCGTCGATTTAAATCAGCGATACAAACGGGGGTTTTCAACGGGAAACTTGCGACAGATACGGGCTTTTTATCTTTATTTTCAGAGCATTGGAATTCAGCAGACAGTGTCTGGTGAATCTTCCCGTCTGGCACAACTCGCCAAAATTTTCCTGCTTCCCTGGTCAGCTTATGTCCGCCTGCTATCGGTTAAAAATCCTGATGCCCGCGCTTTTTACGAGAAAGAGACGTTACGTAACGGCTGGTCAGTAAGGCAGCTTGATAGGCAAATCACCACCCAATTTTACGAACGAACATTACTGTCCCACGATAAAACCACCATGTTGCAGCAGGCCGCCCCCACCGTCGCTGATGTTACGCCAGAACAAGCAATACGTGACCCGTTCATTCTCGAATTCCTCGATCTGAAGGATGAGTATTCTGAATCCGATCTTGAAGAAGCGCTGATAAACCACCTGATGGATTTTATGCTGGAACTCGGTGATGACTTTGCCTTTGTGGGTCGTCAGCGTCGATTACGCATTGACGATAGCTGGTTTCGCATTGACCTGCTGTTCTTCCACCGCCGCTTACGCTGCCTGCTCATCGTTGACCTTAAGGTCGGCAAATTTAGCTACGCCGATGCAGGGCAAATGAACATGTATCTGAATTACGCCCAGGAGCACTGGACAATGCCTGGAGAGAATCCACCTGTAGGCTTAATCCTGTGCGCGGAAAAAGGTGCTGGCGAGGCTCACTATGCCCTGACGGGTTTACCTCATAAAGTGCTTACCAGTGAGTACAAAATGCAGTTACCTGACGAGAAGTTGTTGGCGGATGAACTCGTCCGCTCGCAAACCATGCTTGAGGCTCATAAAACCAATTAA
- the rplM gene encoding 50S ribosomal protein L13, which translates to MKTFTAKPETVKRDWYVVDATGKTLGRLASELALRLRGKHKAEYTPHVDTGDYIIVLNADKVAVTGNKRTDKVYYRHTGYVGGLKEATFEEMIARHPERVIEIAVKGMLPKGPLGRAMYRKLKVYAGNEHNHAAQQPQVLDI; encoded by the coding sequence ATGAAAACTTTTACAGCTAAACCAGAAACCGTAAAACGCGACTGGTATGTTGTCGACGCGACCGGTAAAACTCTGGGCCGTCTGGCTTCCGAACTGGCTCTGCGCCTGCGCGGTAAGCATAAAGCGGAATACACTCCGCACGTAGATACCGGTGATTACATCATCGTTCTGAACGCTGATAAAGTTGCTGTAACCGGCAACAAGCGTACTGACAAAGTGTACTATCGTCACACTGGCTACGTCGGTGGTCTTAAAGAAGCGACCTTTGAAGAGATGATTGCTCGCCATCCTGAGCGTGTGATTGAAATCGCGGTTAAAGGCATGCTGCCAAAAGGCCCGCTGGGTCGTGCAATGTACCGTAAACTCAAAGTTTACGCGGGCAATGAGCACAACCACGCGGCACAGCAACCGCAAGTTCTTGACATCTAA